In Aerosakkonema funiforme FACHB-1375, a genomic segment contains:
- a CDS encoding NAD-dependent epimerase/dehydratase family protein codes for MSIILVTGSAGLIGSESVRFFCEKGYTIVGIDNNMRETFFGKGASTEWNRDRLSQDYGEKYIHHSIDIRDREAIENLFNTYGKDISLIIHTAAQPSHDWAARDPYTDFSVNANGTLVLLESTRQICPDAVFIFCSTNKVYGDSPNYLPLIEKELRWEIEETHPYNKGIDENMSIDQCKHSLFGASKVAADVLVQEYGRYFSMKTASFRGGCLTGPSHSGAELHGFLSYLMKCTMTGTAYKVFGYKGKQVRDNIHSYDLVNAFYHFYQNPRVAEVYNIGGGRFSNCSMLEAIQECEAITEKKLNWVYEESNRIGDHIWWISDIDKFKSHYPEWNLTYGITEILKEIFNQNVSRWV; via the coding sequence ATGTCCATTATTCTTGTAACGGGTTCAGCTGGTCTGATTGGTTCCGAATCAGTACGTTTCTTTTGCGAGAAGGGATATACAATTGTCGGCATAGACAACAATATGCGGGAGACGTTTTTTGGTAAAGGTGCTTCCACAGAATGGAATCGCGATCGCCTCTCACAAGATTATGGGGAAAAATATATCCATCATTCTATAGATATTCGCGATCGAGAAGCGATCGAGAATTTGTTTAACACATACGGTAAAGATATTAGCCTAATAATTCACACAGCAGCCCAACCTTCTCACGATTGGGCTGCTCGCGATCCCTACACCGATTTTAGCGTCAATGCTAATGGCACTCTTGTATTACTAGAAAGTACCCGTCAAATTTGCCCGGATGCAGTATTTATTTTTTGTTCCACTAACAAAGTATACGGAGATTCGCCAAACTATTTGCCGTTGATTGAAAAAGAATTGCGTTGGGAAATTGAAGAAACCCACCCTTACAACAAGGGGATTGATGAAAACATGAGTATCGACCAATGCAAACACTCTTTGTTTGGGGCTTCTAAAGTTGCTGCCGATGTATTAGTTCAGGAATACGGTCGTTATTTTAGCATGAAAACAGCTAGTTTTAGAGGCGGCTGTTTAACCGGGCCAAGTCACTCTGGTGCTGAGTTACATGGGTTCCTTTCATATTTAATGAAATGCACTATGACCGGAACAGCTTACAAAGTTTTCGGTTATAAAGGCAAGCAGGTTCGCGATAATATTCACAGCTACGATTTGGTCAACGCTTTCTATCATTTTTACCAAAATCCCCGCGTAGCCGAGGTATACAACATTGGTGGAGGTAGGTTTAGTAATTGTTCTATGTTAGAAGCAATTCAAGAGTGCGAAGCAATTACCGAAAAGAAGCTGAACTGGGTATATGAAGAATCAAACCGAATTGGCGACCATATCTGGTGGATAAGCGATATTGATAAATTCAAAAGTCACTACCCAGAATGGAATCTAACCTATGGAATTACAGAAATTTTGAAAGAGATATTTAACCAGAATGTCAGTCGATGGGTTTAG
- a CDS encoding glycosyltransferase family 9 protein, whose amino-acid sequence MSLKRSAAEGMVWLVSKMITNHKNIPEKIKSIFVLRNNDIGDLLVITPLFEALKLRFPDADIVAGVGEWNVEILKLNPYISEVMTVNAPWNNKVIPNQSLWDAFNYIAFSSESEELAKRRFDVGIDILGSYFGSLLMMRTGIPYRLGVRGYAGGHTATQKYVQFDEWQNVGRAALRFAELLGATELPECRPQIFLSESELQAGEHRWSPKGDRADRRLQRIVIGPGGGFVEKCWPLENYVALVKMLTQGDNLEVIIVGGKHDRSAGQQLSAISQGVRNLAGDLTLRETFALVAAADFVVCNSSMLMHAAAAFSIPTVVLLGDCFPSTKQHAALWGYDRTCHIYGKESDRNELYKPPEVMEIIAKLLRN is encoded by the coding sequence ATGTCATTGAAAAGAAGTGCGGCGGAGGGAATGGTCTGGTTGGTAAGCAAGATGATAACCAACCATAAAAATATACCAGAAAAAATCAAGTCAATTTTTGTTTTACGAAACAACGATATTGGCGATCTATTAGTAATAACTCCGCTTTTTGAGGCTTTAAAGCTGCGGTTCCCCGATGCTGATATTGTGGCTGGTGTAGGCGAGTGGAACGTGGAAATTCTGAAGCTGAATCCGTATATTTCAGAAGTAATGACAGTTAACGCGCCCTGGAACAATAAAGTCATTCCTAACCAAAGTTTATGGGATGCTTTCAACTATATTGCTTTTTCATCTGAGAGTGAGGAGTTGGCAAAACGGCGTTTTGATGTCGGTATTGATATTTTAGGAAGCTATTTTGGTTCGTTGCTGATGATGAGGACGGGCATACCCTATCGTTTGGGGGTACGGGGATATGCAGGCGGACACACAGCAACGCAAAAGTACGTGCAATTTGATGAGTGGCAAAACGTTGGTCGTGCAGCTCTGCGTTTTGCCGAACTGTTGGGTGCGACGGAATTGCCAGAGTGCAGACCGCAAATATTCCTGAGCGAGAGCGAACTCCAGGCGGGCGAGCATCGGTGGTCGCCCAAAGGCGATCGAGCAGATCGACGATTACAGCGCATCGTTATTGGGCCAGGGGGAGGTTTTGTCGAGAAGTGCTGGCCGTTGGAAAACTACGTAGCTCTGGTAAAAATGCTGACGCAGGGAGACAATCTAGAAGTTATTATCGTTGGGGGAAAGCACGATCGCTCTGCCGGTCAACAATTAAGCGCAATTTCACAGGGGGTGCGGAATTTAGCTGGAGATCTGACACTAAGGGAAACTTTCGCTTTAGTAGCTGCTGCTGATTTTGTCGTCTGTAACTCCAGTATGTTGATGCACGCAGCTGCTGCTTTCTCCATACCTACGGTTGTTTTGCTTGGGGATTGTTTTCCTTCGACTAAACAGCACGCGGCATTGTGGGGTTACGATCGAACGTGCCATATATATGGTAAAGAGAGCGATCGCAACGAACTTTATAAGCCGCCGGAGGTTATGGAAATTATCGCCAAGTTGCTCCGAAATTAA
- a CDS encoding FkbM family methyltransferase, whose amino-acid sequence MARPPYWIAANGKTCQVFAGNDLGSATCYGEVIVQDCYDIFKWSKDLNPSVIVDIGANVGMFSKLCSLLFPDADIYAYEPNPMALSWLEQNAKMTNIKVFPYAVTDRTGVVMLDTKSDSTNGQIGAEGNLPVNCISASEVASGRKIDLLKMDCEGSEWSIFQNTELLKRTQNFCMEYHLFDKQTIQELQELIERSGHRIVRISPQENWQSTVGILWSTQL is encoded by the coding sequence ATGGCTCGTCCGCCTTATTGGATTGCAGCGAACGGCAAAACTTGTCAGGTATTTGCTGGTAACGATTTGGGGTCGGCAACTTGTTACGGAGAGGTAATTGTTCAGGATTGCTATGATATTTTCAAATGGTCAAAAGACTTAAATCCATCAGTAATTGTAGATATTGGTGCGAATGTAGGGATGTTTAGCAAGCTTTGCAGCTTACTGTTTCCCGATGCTGATATATATGCCTACGAACCAAATCCAATGGCATTAAGTTGGCTTGAGCAAAATGCAAAGATGACTAATATCAAAGTATTTCCTTATGCGGTTACCGATCGCACAGGAGTCGTCATGCTGGATACGAAATCTGATTCTACAAATGGGCAGATCGGTGCAGAAGGTAACTTACCTGTCAATTGTATAAGTGCCTCTGAGGTGGCGTCAGGGCGTAAAATCGATTTGTTGAAGATGGATTGTGAGGGGTCGGAGTGGTCAATATTCCAGAATACCGAACTACTCAAACGCACTCAAAACTTTTGTATGGAGTATCATTTATTTGATAAACAAACCATTCAAGAGCTACAAGAGTTAATTGAAAGATCGGGTCATCGGATTGTCCGCATATCTCCCCAAGAAAATTGGCAGAGTACGGTAGGTATTCTTTGGTCAACACAGCTATAA
- a CDS encoding glycosyltransferase family 2 protein gives MVHKSPEINLSIALVTRNRPESLDRCLKSLRSQNIQPFEVVVSDDSDPELAPKTEAVAKYWNCRYIIGPRHGLYANRNYTALACQGTHIRTMDDDHVLPDGHMEQCMVAVRSDPKSIWTSGEIGFINGEYCGISPTASQLYPSGVAGEVTDVDDNWAIADGATIYPREVFDRGHRMVEWFPFGSSYLEFGAYLYYHGFRSRCVLGALIKHYADETTVKRQDNINVIESQLYASLCFNLFFKPNPALAVRYSFASLRYSNFNQDLLWKLPKIIAKVKKRWQKN, from the coding sequence ATGGTGCATAAATCGCCTGAAATCAACTTAAGTATAGCCTTAGTAACTCGAAACAGACCGGAGAGTTTGGATCGTTGTTTAAAAAGTTTGCGATCGCAAAACATTCAACCTTTTGAAGTAGTAGTTTCCGATGATTCCGATCCTGAATTGGCACCCAAAACAGAAGCAGTGGCAAAGTATTGGAACTGCCGCTATATTATTGGGCCTCGTCACGGTCTTTATGCGAATCGAAATTATACTGCTTTAGCTTGTCAGGGTACGCATATTCGCACGATGGATGACGATCACGTATTGCCAGATGGACATATGGAGCAGTGTATGGTAGCTGTTCGCTCCGATCCCAAATCTATCTGGACAAGTGGAGAGATAGGTTTTATCAATGGGGAGTATTGTGGGATTTCTCCAACAGCAAGCCAATTATACCCATCTGGAGTAGCTGGTGAAGTGACAGATGTTGATGATAATTGGGCGATCGCTGATGGCGCTACAATTTATCCCAGGGAAGTTTTTGACCGAGGACATAGAATGGTGGAGTGGTTTCCCTTTGGATCTAGCTACTTAGAGTTTGGAGCTTACCTCTACTACCACGGCTTTCGCAGTCGTTGCGTTCTCGGTGCATTAATTAAACACTATGCTGATGAAACGACTGTGAAGCGACAAGACAACATCAATGTCATTGAAAGCCAGCTTTATGCTAGTCTTTGTTTCAACCTGTTCTTTAAACCTAATCCAGCACTTGCTGTCAGATATAGTTTTGCATCGCTACGCTACTCGAATTTCAATCAAGATTTATTGTGGAAGTTACCTAAAATTATAGCCAAAGTAAAAAAGCGCTGGCAGAAAAATTAA
- a CDS encoding CHASE2 domain-containing protein: protein MWSKLKRQIWEWRGVLITAPSVAGLIILLRFAGFLQLLEWSAYDQFIRLRPQEQPDDRIVIVGITETDLKTLKQWPIPDRVLTKLLNKIKQQRPIAIGLDIYRDLPVEPGNKELVQLYNSTPNLIGIKKMVGGVSGPAVDPPPALQAKKQIGANDLPLDTDSKIRRHFLYISKRDETIESLALRLAFIYLEAKGIKPKGAAENQDYLQLGQTVFVPFEANDGGYVSADARGYQILLNYRGPAGTFKSVSLMDVLENRIPSDLMRDRIVMIGSTADSLNDLLYTPYSSSIIGIPKRTSGVEVHANLTSAILSAALEGRPLIKSWPEWLEWLWIFAAAAIGAILSWIRRYKGGVAKFSIRRTASMLLAVGSIVSIGYLSFLQGWWIPVVPPVLAFAGSAMAITSYIARTAGEIRNTFSRYLTDEVVASLLESPQGLKLGGERRKITILMSDLRGFSAVSERLPPETVVSMLNIYLGDMADVIMKYQGTIDEFIGDAILVIFGAPTKREDDAERAVACAIAMQLAMDTVNQKNDRLGLPRIEMGIGINTGEVVVGNIGSSKRAKYGVVGSHVNLTARIESYTLGGEILISEDTRKDVGDILQVDGDFPAQPKGFNELITIYEVGGIDGKYNLKLPKQEDLLIKLKDELPVQYGVLKDKHLDGSTSKGTLVKLSAKGAELHSDIMLKAREDNIKMSFLTGSDRTTIVGDIYGKVLRKNKYEENSYYIVFTNISPEAKAIINQIYNNYGKTN, encoded by the coding sequence ATGTGGTCTAAGCTGAAACGGCAAATTTGGGAATGGCGCGGAGTATTAATTACAGCTCCAAGTGTGGCTGGATTAATAATACTTTTGCGCTTTGCCGGATTTTTGCAGCTATTGGAATGGTCGGCTTACGATCAATTTATTCGCCTCCGTCCCCAGGAGCAACCAGACGATCGCATTGTGATTGTCGGAATTACCGAGACAGACCTAAAAACATTAAAGCAGTGGCCAATTCCCGATCGAGTCCTAACTAAATTACTCAATAAAATCAAACAACAGCGACCAATAGCAATTGGTTTGGATATCTATCGCGATTTGCCTGTCGAGCCCGGAAACAAAGAATTGGTGCAGCTGTATAATTCCACACCCAATTTGATTGGCATCAAGAAAATGGTTGGCGGTGTGAGCGGGCCAGCAGTAGACCCACCGCCGGCGCTGCAAGCGAAGAAACAAATTGGGGCTAACGATTTGCCATTGGATACGGATAGCAAGATCCGTCGGCATTTCCTGTACATTTCAAAACGTGACGAAACCATAGAGAGTTTGGCGCTGAGATTGGCTTTTATTTATCTTGAGGCAAAAGGCATCAAACCTAAAGGCGCTGCTGAAAATCAAGATTATTTGCAATTGGGTCAAACGGTGTTTGTTCCTTTTGAGGCCAATGATGGCGGCTATGTAAGTGCTGATGCCAGAGGATATCAGATTCTGCTAAACTATCGCGGGCCGGCTGGTACTTTCAAGAGCGTGTCTTTGATGGATGTACTGGAGAATCGCATCCCGTCCGACTTGATGCGCGATCGCATCGTGATGATCGGCTCAACGGCAGACAGCCTCAACGATCTCCTCTACACTCCTTACAGCAGCAGTATCATCGGCATTCCCAAGCGAACTTCTGGAGTGGAAGTTCACGCCAATCTAACAAGCGCGATTTTGAGCGCCGCACTAGAAGGTCGTCCCTTAATCAAAAGTTGGCCAGAGTGGCTGGAGTGGCTGTGGATTTTTGCTGCTGCCGCTATTGGTGCTATTTTAAGTTGGATACGCCGATATAAGGGAGGTGTGGCCAAATTTTCCATCCGGAGAACGGCTAGTATGCTGTTGGCAGTGGGAAGTATAGTGTCGATCGGCTACCTATCATTCCTGCAAGGTTGGTGGATTCCTGTAGTTCCGCCAGTACTGGCTTTTGCAGGATCTGCGATGGCCATTACCAGTTATATTGCCCGTACAGCAGGAGAAATTCGCAACACTTTTAGTCGCTACCTTACCGATGAAGTTGTAGCCAGTTTGCTTGAGTCACCCCAAGGATTGAAGTTGGGCGGCGAGAGACGTAAAATTACAATTTTAATGTCAGATTTAAGAGGATTTTCCGCCGTATCCGAACGTTTGCCACCGGAAACAGTTGTTTCGATGTTAAACATCTACCTGGGGGATATGGCTGATGTGATTATGAAGTACCAAGGCACCATTGACGAGTTCATCGGCGATGCCATTTTAGTCATTTTTGGTGCGCCGACAAAAAGAGAAGATGATGCCGAAAGAGCAGTTGCTTGCGCCATAGCTATGCAGCTGGCTATGGATACTGTTAACCAAAAGAACGATCGCTTGGGCTTGCCCAGAATAGAAATGGGTATTGGCATCAACACAGGTGAAGTTGTAGTCGGAAATATCGGTTCATCGAAACGCGCTAAATATGGTGTAGTTGGCAGTCATGTCAACCTCACTGCTCGCATAGAATCTTACACATTGGGGGGCGAAATTTTAATTTCCGAGGATACTCGCAAAGATGTAGGTGACATCCTACAAGTAGATGGGGATTTCCCAGCACAGCCAAAAGGGTTTAACGAGCTTATCACCATTTATGAAGTAGGAGGTATCGATGGGAAGTACAACCTCAAACTGCCCAAACAAGAAGATTTACTCATCAAACTAAAAGACGAATTACCCGTACAATATGGCGTTCTGAAAGATAAGCATTTAGATGGCAGTACGTCCAAAGGAACCTTAGTTAAGCTGTCAGCCAAAGGTGCTGAACTGCACTCAGATATTATGCTCAAAGCACGAGAAGATAATATTAAGATGAGCTTCTTAACTGGCTCGGATAGAACGACAATAGTAGGAGATATTTATGGTAAGGTTTTGAGAAAAAATAAATATGAAGAAAATAGTTATTACATCGTTTTTACTAATATTTCACCGGAGGCAAAAGCGATAATTAACCAAATTTATAATAATTATGGAAAGACAAACTGA
- a CDS encoding glycosyltransferase family 4 protein: MERQTEKQIKVLSLNHYIMGHATYQNILEKTFQEHIQKIEFNSLHLPDYFKGDFLGRVVYWLLSKQLPGAQKVDYDFHRFRTELATSFFARRCLERALKNYQPDVLHLHTQAIAYLAAPLLKKFPSVVSIDNTAALLSRDRPFPSPITCRPIVEVERQCFRAADHIITWSERARRSVIDDYGISPTKVTHIHPGVPLELFFGITPKEKSIHSKPRLLFVGNDFVRKGGEDVLAVFMESLSDICELDIVTNAFVNLSTTTNVRIHRGIGAFSPEIIKLYAAADIFVMPTHEEVYGIVFTEAMAAGLPCIGTKVMAVPELVQDGVNGFTVKPRDRTALREALLKLINDTNLRLSMGQAGREIAKKQFDALINCQQIAKIFANLSSKKNINFQE, encoded by the coding sequence ATGGAAAGACAAACTGAAAAACAAATTAAAGTCTTGAGCCTGAATCATTACATAATGGGGCACGCTACTTATCAGAATATATTGGAAAAAACATTTCAAGAACATATACAAAAAATTGAGTTTAACTCATTGCATTTACCAGATTACTTCAAAGGAGATTTCCTGGGTAGAGTTGTTTACTGGCTGCTGAGCAAACAGCTACCTGGGGCTCAGAAAGTAGATTATGACTTTCATAGATTTCGGACTGAGTTAGCTACTTCCTTCTTTGCGCGTCGCTGTTTAGAACGCGCTTTAAAAAATTACCAGCCAGATGTTCTTCACCTTCATACCCAAGCAATTGCTTACCTTGCCGCTCCCCTATTAAAAAAGTTTCCCTCTGTAGTTTCAATAGACAACACCGCAGCGTTACTCTCAAGGGATCGACCATTTCCATCTCCTATTACTTGTAGACCGATCGTAGAAGTTGAGCGTCAATGCTTTAGAGCAGCAGACCATATCATTACTTGGTCAGAACGAGCGCGACGCTCTGTAATAGATGATTATGGGATTTCACCAACAAAAGTTACTCATATTCATCCAGGTGTGCCCTTAGAGCTTTTCTTTGGCATAACCCCTAAAGAAAAATCTATTCATAGTAAGCCTCGGCTGCTATTTGTTGGCAATGACTTTGTACGTAAAGGCGGAGAAGATGTCCTAGCAGTCTTTATGGAATCTCTAAGCGATATATGCGAACTTGATATTGTTACCAATGCTTTTGTAAACTTAAGTACTACAACGAATGTCAGAATCCATCGAGGTATTGGTGCATTTTCTCCAGAAATTATAAAATTATATGCAGCAGCAGATATATTTGTGATGCCTACTCATGAGGAAGTATATGGAATAGTGTTTACAGAAGCGATGGCAGCGGGTTTACCTTGTATTGGTACTAAAGTTATGGCAGTGCCAGAATTAGTGCAGGATGGGGTGAATGGGTTTACGGTGAAACCGCGCGATCGCACAGCGTTGCGAGAAGCGCTCCTTAAATTAATTAACGATACCAATCTCAGATTATCAATGGGTCAAGCAGGCAGAGAAATTGCCAAAAAACAATTTGATGCACTTATAAATTGCCAGCAAATTGCCAAAATTTTTGCCAATTTATCATCTAAAAAAAACATTAATTTTCAGGAATAA
- a CDS encoding glycosyltransferase, translating to MLSKLLRNRILKFIIAGGVAATFNLLLMNCLIEFMGFDTPILRNVANVLSIEMSLLFSFFLYRILVWPGGNWTVREVWLRQLPLYHMSAGSAIIARIFIVFPILDSLLIDYRINTLVGVLINASLNYLISDKLVFKSQVKDSKYQNKAETESELYYPEGLAPALENSSNLPMYSGRDKGASLSTKNGKVDVLSVVIPAYNEEGSIVYTVESIAQMLEEKNIPYEILVVNDNSRDRTEELLQHLSSQNEKVRYINNYYPNGFGFAVRCGLENFQGDVVAIVMADSSDEPENIVDYYYKLQEGYECVFGSRFIKGGKVIDYPIHKLIINRLANLFIQILFGLKLNDTTNAFKIYRKEVIEGVFPLLSHHFNLTVEIPLKAIVRGYSYTTIPIIWRNRKTGVSKLKIKEMGSRYLFIVLYIFLERMLSRGDYVRKRHEQAGIRIKA from the coding sequence ATGTTATCAAAGCTACTTCGGAATCGCATATTGAAATTTATTATCGCAGGTGGCGTAGCAGCAACATTCAATTTGTTGCTGATGAATTGCTTGATCGAGTTCATGGGATTTGACACACCTATTTTACGAAATGTAGCGAATGTACTGTCGATCGAGATGTCATTGCTGTTTAGTTTCTTCTTATACCGAATTTTGGTTTGGCCAGGGGGGAATTGGACAGTTAGAGAAGTGTGGTTGCGGCAACTCCCTCTTTACCATATGTCTGCCGGATCTGCTATAATAGCTCGGATTTTTATTGTATTTCCTATTTTGGATTCGCTCTTAATCGATTATAGAATAAATACTTTAGTGGGTGTATTGATAAATGCTTCGCTCAACTACTTGATTAGCGACAAACTGGTATTTAAGAGTCAAGTTAAAGACTCAAAATACCAGAATAAGGCAGAAACGGAGTCCGAACTATATTACCCAGAAGGTTTAGCTCCTGCATTGGAAAATAGCTCTAATTTACCAATGTACAGTGGCAGAGATAAAGGAGCTTCACTATCTACTAAAAATGGTAAAGTCGATGTTTTATCAGTGGTAATTCCCGCTTACAACGAAGAAGGATCTATTGTATATACGGTGGAATCCATCGCTCAGATGTTAGAAGAAAAAAATATTCCTTACGAAATTTTAGTTGTCAACGATAACAGTAGAGATCGCACCGAAGAATTATTGCAGCACCTCAGTTCCCAAAACGAAAAAGTACGTTATATCAACAACTATTATCCAAATGGCTTTGGTTTTGCCGTGCGTTGCGGGTTAGAAAATTTTCAAGGAGATGTCGTGGCAATTGTGATGGCGGATAGTTCTGACGAGCCTGAAAATATAGTTGACTATTATTATAAGTTGCAAGAAGGCTATGAGTGCGTGTTTGGATCGCGCTTTATTAAAGGTGGTAAAGTAATTGATTACCCGATTCATAAATTGATAATAAATCGGCTAGCTAACCTATTTATCCAAATACTATTTGGATTGAAATTAAACGACACAACAAATGCTTTTAAAATTTACAGAAAAGAGGTAATAGAAGGTGTTTTTCCACTTCTATCTCACCACTTCAATTTAACAGTTGAAATTCCTTTAAAAGCAATAGTTAGGGGGTATTCTTACACAACAATACCAATTATATGGCGCAACCGTAAAACGGGAGTTTCTAAGTTAAAAATAAAAGAAATGGGGAGCAGGTACTTGTTCATAGTCCTCTATATATTTCTGGAAAGAATGCTTTCTAGAGGAGATTATGTACGTAAGCGTCATGAGCAAGCTGGTATTAGGATAAAAGCTTAA
- a CDS encoding DUF928 domain-containing protein, producing MNVIKLPLTLSTLLVAVGLQTAIVPSSPARLEAQSDRPTITQTSANSWVVSQTYVPPNRQAPSTTVGGATRGKCVESAESLRALMPSNNLSLTTAEYPTLYWYIPRSTAKALKFELRDANENTLWTKTFTIPATSGIISFTLPKSELPPLIVGKSYHWYFKMLCLDGNSTDQSGNAIVDGWIERTEPSPTLVKDLEKATPSDRPALYAAAGIWQDSLTTLVELRRENPDDSTLARQWEKLLKSAGLDPVVEKPLVDCCTANR from the coding sequence ATGAATGTGATTAAGTTACCCTTAACTCTCAGCACCCTGCTGGTGGCTGTAGGTTTACAAACCGCGATCGTTCCCAGTTCGCCAGCCAGGTTAGAGGCGCAGTCCGATCGGCCCACCATAACCCAAACATCCGCCAACAGCTGGGTAGTCAGTCAAACATACGTACCCCCGAACCGACAGGCACCGAGTACAACTGTGGGAGGGGCAACGCGGGGAAAATGCGTGGAGTCGGCAGAGTCTCTGAGAGCTTTGATGCCTTCTAATAACTTGTCATTGACGACCGCAGAGTATCCGACACTATATTGGTATATTCCTCGATCCACAGCAAAGGCATTGAAATTCGAGCTGCGAGATGCCAATGAGAATACGTTGTGGACAAAAACTTTTACAATTCCTGCTACTTCGGGTATTATCAGCTTTACCCTACCCAAAAGTGAATTACCGCCTTTAATAGTGGGCAAATCTTATCATTGGTATTTCAAAATGCTTTGTCTTGATGGTAATTCAACAGATCAAAGTGGGAATGCTATTGTAGACGGATGGATCGAGCGAACTGAACCCAGCCCAACTTTGGTGAAGGATCTGGAGAAGGCGACACCGAGCGATCGACCGGCCTTATATGCAGCAGCAGGCATTTGGCAGGACTCGCTCACAACCTTAGTTGAGCTACGCCGCGAAAATCCTGACGACTCTACGCTGGCACGTCAGTGGGAAAAACTCCTCAAGTCAGCCGGACTAGATCCCGTAGTCGAAAAGCCCCTGGTTGATTGCTGCACAGCCAACAGGTGA
- a CDS encoding class I SAM-dependent methyltransferase: MSNSICICGSEKFDIVIEGNYSYFPVNGKIVTFQALKCLSCGLVMTNPAPVEVDKDSEVKIHEDDYINYLEESAYRINQLKPYLNDSTKILEIGCYTGKLVEMAAQLGVKESIGIELLSKAAAYGRSLGRDIRDMLLDECNFPSNYFDIIQAHHVLEHIPNLQETLDEISRVLKPNGIFYVTVPRYNSVFVRSANWAGWYPQEHFWHFTEKTLIELLAKHELEISKFCCPIHHATKKDKFYGVKRMMKWGVKNLNMGDTLEAFFYKKS; the protein is encoded by the coding sequence ATGAGCAATTCTATATGTATTTGCGGATCGGAAAAATTTGATATAGTTATTGAAGGTAATTATTCTTATTTTCCTGTCAATGGAAAAATCGTGACATTTCAAGCACTCAAATGCTTGTCATGTGGATTGGTTATGACAAACCCAGCGCCTGTAGAAGTTGATAAAGATAGCGAAGTAAAAATACATGAAGACGACTATATCAATTATCTGGAAGAGAGTGCCTATAGAATTAACCAATTAAAGCCGTATTTAAACGACTCTACAAAGATACTAGAAATAGGCTGTTACACCGGTAAGCTAGTGGAAATGGCTGCACAGCTTGGAGTCAAAGAATCTATTGGAATAGAACTATTAAGTAAAGCCGCAGCTTATGGCAGGAGCTTAGGTAGAGATATCAGAGATATGCTTCTGGACGAGTGCAACTTTCCATCTAACTACTTTGATATAATACAAGCTCATCACGTACTTGAGCATATCCCCAATTTGCAAGAAACATTAGATGAAATTTCGAGAGTCCTTAAGCCAAATGGTATATTTTATGTAACAGTACCGCGATACAACTCTGTTTTTGTCAGGTCTGCCAATTGGGCAGGATGGTATCCTCAAGAACATTTTTGGCATTTTACAGAAAAGACTTTAATTGAGTTACTCGCTAAGCATGAATTGGAAATATCTAAATTTTGCTGTCCCATACATCATGCTACTAAAAAAGATAAATTTTACGGAGTAAAAAGAATGATGAAATGGGGAGTAAAAAACTTAAATATGGGAGATACGCTAGAAGCTTTTTTTTATAAAAAAAGTTAA